The nucleotide sequence TCGGGCGATCCACCGGCGTTGGAGGCGGAAACCGAGATCACCGGCAGGTCGACGTCAGGCAGGTCCGAGACCGGCAGATGAGGCAACGCCATCAGCCCTGACAGCACGGCGGAGAGCAGCAGCAGCGTTGTCGCCACCGGGCGATGGACAAACCAGGCGATGAATTTCAAGGAAGATGTCCCGTCCCTGCGGGAGGGCTCACTCTATAAGACGATCGACGCGAGCGTTTTTTCAAAGGAAAGGCGAAAAAATATTTCGCCCCTCTCCTGTCGTCATGTTGCGCTGACTGACGATGTGACCGTGATGGCCGCCCCCTGCACCGCCAGACCATGTTCGGCCGCCACGCGGCGCAGCAGGGTCGCGACTTCAGGCGCGTTGCAGGCGATCTTCCGACCTGTGCCGGCTTCCACGAAGGTAATCGCGAGAACCGTCTTGCGTTCAGGAGCCACGCTGTAGCGCCACAGCCGGTCGGGCGAGACGTCGCGGCGCAGGATGCCCCGCTCGACAAAGAGATTCAGGTTACGCTGGATCGAACCCTGTGAAGGGGCACGCCCATGCTCCATGATCCGGCACAGCGTTTTCCATATCTCCACTGCCGTCGCGCGTGGTCCGGCTTCCAGAAGACCGTGGAACAGGATGCGCCGCAGATCGGTCATCTTGATGCCCACCTCCTCGCTCCGTTCTTCCAGCCTGCGCACGGCGCTGCGGCTGGCTCCCATGCCGGGGCGGATTTCATTCAGGGACGGCGAAGAGCGGCGATGTTCGGAGAAGGCGAGCATGGGTTTGATCCTGTCACGATCAGAGATGAGGAAACGGCGAAAACCTCAGTTTCCACCAGCATGGATGTAAAACTCAACGGGAACGGTCAGGGTGATGGGATCCCCCGCGACGCTGTCCGGCGGGACCGGCAGCGGCTGCGCGCGTTTGGGCAGCGCCACCGCCTCCTGATCCAGCAGCGGGTGGCCGGAAGAGCTGGCGAGCGTCACCGAAAGCACATGGCCCTTCCGGTCCATGGAGAACGTCACGGTCGGCACACCTTCCTGATGGTCGGCCATGGCGTCGGACGGGTAGCGCTTGAACTTTTCCAGTTGCGCCAGCAGCGCGCCCTGCCAGTTGACCGGGTCATGGGACGCATGGGTGGAAGACGCACCGGGAGCCGGGGCTGCCTGTGCGGGAGCTGGAGGCGCTTCCGAGGATGGCGGCGCGGTCGTGGCCTCGGCTGGTGGCGTCTTGTCCGGGATCGGCTTCTTGAGCATCGGCACCGGCTTGTGCTTCTTCACGATCTTGCGCGGCTTTTCCGGCTTGGGCACCGGGATCGGCGGATTGGGCGCAGGTGACGGTGGAGCCGTGATCTTGGGCGGCTACACCGGCGCAGGATCGGGGATGGACTGGGTCTGCTGCGGCCCCGGCGGCAGGTCAGTTGGCGGCGTGGGCGTGGAGACCGGCTCTGGCGCCATGTCGATGGCAATCGCGGCCGGTGGCGGTTCCGGCACGGCCATCACCGGTGGTGGCAGGCGCATGATCCACCAGACCGCCCCGCCACTGACCGCCAGCACGGCGAGCAAGGACAGGCCCCAGCGCATGGCTTCATCACGCTGCGCACGGCGAAGCTGCTCACGCTGCCAGTCTGCAAAGGCGAGCGGAACATCCCCGACGGACGTGTCCACCGTATGCGCCACATCCGCCGCGCCGCTCATGGTGTCGCTCCAGATGTGGGTGTGGCAGGAGCCGCGTTGCCAGGCGGCGCTAACGTCGTTCCGACCTCGCTGCCCTCTTCCTGTCCCTGCAGGTTGACGAGCGCCACCTTGAGGTATCCGGCGGAGCGCAACTTATCCATCACCCCCATCAGCGTGCCGTAATCGACCGTCCTGTCGGCACGCAGGAAGATGCGTTCGTCCTTGTTGCCTTTGGTCGCGGTTTCCAGCGCGCCGGAAAGCGCATCGGTGCTGATGTCATCCTCACCCAGCGCTAGGCCATGATCGGCCTTCACCGTCAGGAACACCGGATCATCCGGCCGCGGCGTCGGCTTTTCGGTCGAGGACGGCAGGTCCACGGGTACGTTCACGGTGGTCAGCGGAGCCGTGACCATGAAGATCACCAGCAGAACCAGCATCACGTCGATGAACGGCGTGACGTTGATCTCGCTCGCCTCGTGCGGGTTCTCATCGGTGTGGCGGATGCGGATCATGCCGCTT is from Acidobacteriota bacterium and encodes:
- the exbD gene encoding TonB system transport protein ExbD; translation: MIRIRHTDENPHEASEINVTPFIDVMLVLLVIFMVTAPLTTVNVPVDLPSSTEKPTPRPDDPVFLTVKADHGLALGEDDISTDALSGALETATKGNKDERIFLRADRTVDYGTLMGVMDKLRSAGYLKVALVNLQGQEEGSEVGTTLAPPGNAAPATPTSGATP
- a CDS encoding Fur family transcriptional regulator — its product is MLAFSEHRRSSPSLNEIRPGMGASRSAVRRLEERSEEVGIKMTDLRRILFHGLLEAGPRATAVEIWKTLCRIMEHGRAPSQGSIQRNLNLFVERGILRRDVSPDRLWRYSVAPERKTVLAITFVEAGTGRKIACNAPEVATLLRRVAAEHGLAVQGAAITVTSSVSAT